AGCGTTGACCTGCACGCTTGGCGTTACCATCAAGCTGTGCTGCCTTCAAACTGGGCAAGGCGTGCCTCTAGCTCATCGAGGGAAATGGCACCAGCAAAGGGAACACCATTCATTAGGAAAAAGGGAGTGCCCTGAATGCCAAGGCGATCGCCAAGCTGCATGTCACTCTGGATAGCTTGTGCAGCCCTCTGACTGACACGATCGGCATTAAATCGCTGCTCGTCTAGATGTAGTTGTCGTGCTAAGGCAATGTAGAGATCTTCACCTAGTTGAGCTTGGTTTGCAAACAGACGATCGTGGTAATCCCAAAATCGCCCCTGCTGTCCAGCCGCCCATGCTGCCTTTGCTGCCGCTATGGCTTGGGGATGAATTTGACTCAGGGGATAGTGCTTGTACACTAAGGTTACCTGCCGCTGATGAGCAGTCATAAACTGTTGCAACGTGTCATGTACTCTAGCGCAATAGGGGCATTGAAAATCAGAAAACTCTACTAATACGATTTGGCGTTGGGGTGCTCCTAGCACAGGAGATTGCCCAATGATGGCGCGAGGATTCGTCTGATAGGGTCGTAATGCTGCTGCCTGAGCCTGTTGACGCTGAGATTGCTGCTGTTGCTCGTAGCGTTGAACTGACTCCAAAATTGCCTCTGGATGTGCCCGAATCACATCGAGAACCTGAGCCTCAAACTGAGAATCCACAACAGCTAGGGCAGGCATGGCCCAACTTAGCCATAGACTACTGAGAAGTACAGCTAAACATCGGGCAACACATTTTACCCAGCGATCGCAGTATGGCATGACAACCTGTCCTAATAGTCATGTAAATGATGAATGATGACTTCTACCATAGCGTAATTCCAGACTTTAGGTGTCACGCCCTCCTAGTGCCCATGCCAGCAGTGCCACAACTGCAACTGTGGGTATCCAACCCAGCCCGCCAGCGATCGTATCGACCAGTCTCAGCGGAACAATCACCAGAAAATAGGGCAGCAGAGCTGCGGTTGCCAACACAACTAGGGTGATGAGAACAAGCATAAATGGTGATCAATCCTCTTACGTAAATCCTTCGGTAACGTGATGACGAAACTTGCTGTTGTTGGTTAGGGCAGTTAACTCATCGAGTAGACCTTGATTACTCAGTCCTATCTAACATGGTTGCACTAGCATTACTAGCCGAAACACTGCTAGGCTTGGCGGCGATCGTCATTTCTTCAACAGCTCCTGGTTCACCCATGGGCTTTGCCTGCTCACGATTAACAGCCACCAAAACTCCGCCTGCGTTACCCGCCCGAATTACAACCCGTTGATTGGCCCCCCAAGCACGTTCAGTTCCCTCAGATAGCACCCCTTCCAGTAGAGTGTTGCCATCAACTTCAACCCGCAGCCACGACTGTTCCTTGAGCTTAATTGCAACTTGAATTGGCTTTGACAGGTCAGCACTATCTTCTACAGGAACTAAGTTTGGAAAGATAGCGTGTTCCAGGGATTGTAACCCAGTGACAGCAGAGGATTGTTTTG
Above is a genomic segment from Cyanobacteriota bacterium containing:
- a CDS encoding thioredoxin domain-containing protein, whose protein sequence is MPYCDRWVKCVARCLAVLLSSLWLSWAMPALAVVDSQFEAQVLDVIRAHPEAILESVQRYEQQQQSQRQQAQAAALRPYQTNPRAIIGQSPVLGAPQRQIVLVEFSDFQCPYCARVHDTLQQFMTAHQRQVTLVYKHYPLSQIHPQAIAAAKAAWAAGQQGRFWDYHDRLFANQAQLGEDLYIALARQLHLDEQRFNADRVSQRAAQAIQSDMQLGDRLGIQGTPFFLMNGVPFAGAISLDELEARLAQFEGSTA